In Planctomycetota bacterium, the sequence TATGGGCAGCCGCGCGAGCGCGCCGCCGGGGCGCTCGGGGATGCGGGCCGCCACCCGGGCGATAGCCTCGCGCAGCGCGTCGAGGCCCTGGCCGGTCACGCTCGACACGGGCACGATGTCGGCCCTCGCAAGGAAGGTGTCCGCGACCAGCTCGCGCACCTCCTCGACGACCAACTCGACCATCTCGGCGTCCACAAGGTCCACCTTGTTCACGACCACCAGCCCATCCCGGATGGCGAGGAGCTTGAGGATGGCGAGGTGCTCCCGTGTCTGAGGCATCACGGAGTCGTCCGCGGCGACGACCAGGATGGCGAAGTCAATCCCCGTGGCGCCGGCCACCATCGTGCGCACGAAACGCTCGTGGCCGGGCACGTCCACGAGTCCCACGCGGGTTCCGTCGGGCAGGTCCAGGAAGGCATAGCCGAGCTCGATCGAGATGCCCCGCCGCTTCTCCTCGGGCAAACGGTCCATCTCGATGCCCGTCAGGGCCTTGATGAGCGAGCTCTTGCCGTGGTCAATGTGCCCGGCGGTGCCGGCGACGAGGTGCTTCATTGTGTGGCGGCCCTCTGGGCGGTGGAGCGCCCGGTTGCGAGGGCTTGGACGCAGTCCAGGATGTCGCGGGCATCGTCGGGCAACAGCGTGCGCACGTCGAGGCCGAAGCGGCTGCGCCGGAACCTGCCGAAGATCGGCGGCTCGTGGGCTCGAAAGGCGGCGTCGAGCGCGCCGGCGGGGTGGCCGGCAGCCTCGAGCCAGACGACGACGGTGGGCACAGTTTCGCCCGGGAGAGAGCCGCCTCCGATGGAACTCTCATCCGCCTCGGGCGAGGCGGCCCACCGCGGCGCCACGCGGCGGATGGCTTCGGCAAGCGCTTGGGCATCCTGCGCCACGTCTTCCACCGGCCGGCGGATCAAGTGCATCGTCACCGTGTCGGGCGCGCCGGCGTGGAGATGGGCGCGCAGCGTGGCCTCGAGCCCCGCGAGCGTGACCTTGCAGACGCGCAGGGCGCGTTTGAGAGGGTGCCGGTTGATGCTCTGGACAAGGGCGCGCCGGCCGACAAGGGCGCCGCCCTGCGGGCCGCCGAGGAGTTTGTCGGTGCTGAACGTCACCAGGTCGGCGCCGTCTGCCACCGCCTGGCGGACGACCGGCTCCTGGGCGAACACGGCTTCTCGGCCGGGGAGGAGAAGGCCCGAGCCTGTGTCGAAGAGCAGCAGGGCGCCCGAGCGGCGGGCCAGCTCGGCCAGGGGCTTCACCGCCACGTCGCAGGCGAACCCGACGATGCGGAAGTTGCTGGGGTGGATCTTGAGGATGGCGGCCGCACCGTGGGTCAGCGCGGCCTCGTAGTCGGCGAGGCGGGTGCGGTTGGTGGTGCCGACCTCGACCATCTGGGCGCCGCTGCACGCGATGATCTCGGGCAGACGGAACGAGCCGCCGATCTCGACCAGCTCGCCCCGCGAGCAGAGGACCCGCTGGCCTGCCGCCAGCGCCGTGAGGGCCAGCACGAGGGCCGCCGCGTTGTTGTTCACCACGGTGGCGGCCTCGGCGCCCGTCAGGCGCATCAGGAGGTCGGCCACGTGGGTGTCGCGATGGGCGCGGCTGCCGGTGGCCAGGTCCACCTCGAGGTTGCAGTAAGCGCCTGCGACCTCGGCCATGGCCTTGATGGCGGCCGGGCCGATCGGCGAGCGGCCGAGGTTGGTGTGGATGATGACGCCGGTGGCGTTCACCACGCGCCGCAGCGAGCGCGGAGCCTTGACCCCGAGGCGCGCGGCCGCCATCTCGGCCACCTGCGCCGCCGTCTCGTCGGTCGTCGTCCCCTCCCCGGCGGACCGCTGGCGGTCGGCGCGCACTGCGGCCACGCACTCGCGCACGCACTCCACCACCAGCTCGCGCGGCAGCTCGGCCAGCAGCGCCCGCAGGGCGGGCTGGCTCAGCACCAGCTCGACGCTGGGAATGCCCAGAACGTTCATCGCGTGGCACCTCGGGCGCGCTGGGGCGGTTCGTTCGCCCGTATTGTAACCGCCGCGCTGGCAAGGGTCAAGGCTGCCTCCCCGGGCGCCAGCCGTCCAACGCGGGCGGCGACAGAGGCGAGGGAACGTGGCGCCCGGCGCCTGCGCCCCCATTCGCCGTCGAGTTGTCTTGGAAACCAGACACGGCGCCGCCATACCTGCTCATTCTGCCATTCTCGCTCTGGTGAGCAAGTATGGCGCTTTGGCGATCCGGGCGGCTCTACGGCCTTTCCGCCCATACTTGCTCAATTTCCTCCCCCTCACAGTTGAGCAAGTATGGCGCCTGGCCGACCCTGGCCCCGGTGGCCGTCCCCGGCCATCTGCGTCACATGCGCTCTCACAGGGTGACACAGCCGCGGAGCAGGCAGTGCCCGGATGCCTCGGTGGCGAAGGTGGCCAGGGATGTGGGCATCCTCGAGGGAGCGCCTCAGTTGACCCGAGCGTGTCCACGGCTTATACTTAGGTGGGAAAGGAGGGAGCGCATGCCGAACCGCCGCGTCCAGTGTCCCGAGTGCGGCCACGAGTTTCCGGCCGAGGCGAAGTGGGGGCCGAAAGACTGGGGCCTCTACGTGCTCGCCGTGGGGCCGATCGGCCTGATGGCCCTCGTGGTTGCGGGCCTCGGCGTCGCGGCCCTGCTGCGCCTCGTCGGCATCGGGGGCGACTAGACCAACAGAGAGCAGGTGTGGGCAAGTCCGCAAGCCTTTCAGACCGCCACGCCCTCACGCACGTAGATGGAGAGGGCAGGGCGCGGATGGTGGATGTTTCGGCGAAGCGCCCGACGCGTCGGCGCGCCGTGGCCGAGGGTCTGGTGCGCGTGGGGCGCGAGGCGGCCGCCGCGATCCGAGCCAATGCGGTCGCCAAGGGCCCCGTTCTCGAAACCGCGCGCATCGCGGGCATCCAGGCCGCTAAACAGGCCGGCGCGCTCATCCCGTTGTGCCACCCTCTGCCCCTTGAGCACGTGGCCGTAGACCTGGCGCTGAAGGGGGATGACGTGCACATCCGGGCCGAGGCGGTCGTCACCGGGAAGACGGGGGTGGAGATGGAGGCCCTGACGGCCGCGTCGGTCGCCGCCCTGACCGTCTACGACATGTGCAAGGCGATCTCCAAGGGAGTCGAGATCCGCTCCCTCCGGCTCCTTGAGAAGTCGGGTGGCAAGTCGGGCACGTGGAGGCGCAACCCGTAGCGGCTCACCATGCGCATCGAGGCCATCTGCGTCAGCGAGTCCAAGGGCGTCCCCAAACGAGCCATCGAGCGAGCCCTCTTCGTCGCAGGCCACGGCATCCAGGGCGACGCCCACGCGGGCGCGTGGCATCGGCAGGTGAGCCTCCTGGCCGCCGAGGAGGCCGATGCCTGGCGCCGCCAGCTCCCCGACCTCCAGCCCGGGGCCTTTGCAGAGAATGTCCTCATCGCGGGCCTGGACACGGATCGCCTTGGTCTGGGCAGCCGCCTCCGCCTGGGGGCCGAGGCCGAACTCGAGGTGACCCAACTCGGCAAGGAGTGCCACGGCCACCGCTGCACCGTGTTCGAACGCATGGGCGACTGTCTCATGCCTCGGCGGGGCCTCTTCGCCCGCGTCACGCGGGGAGGCGCGGCGCAGGTGGGCGACCCCGTCGAAATCCTTCAGACGGTCCCGCGGGATGTCATCCAGGCCGTTGTGCTCACCGTGAGCGACCGCTGCTCGCGGGGCGAGGCCACCGACACCGCAGGCCCCGCCGTCGCGAAGCTGCTCTGCGCGCGCCTGGGCTGCCACGTGTACAGGTTAGAGATCATCCCCGACGATCGGCCCCGCATCGAGGAGCGCCTCCGCCATTACAGCGACGGGCACAGCATTGACCTCGTGGTTGCCGTGGGCGGCACAGGCTTCGCCCCGCGCGACGTGACGCCGGAGGCGACCCGCGCCGTAGTGGACCGGCCCACCCCCGGGCTGGACGAGGCCATGCGCGCGGCCTCCCTGGCGAAGACGCCGCACGCCGCGCTCTCGCGCGGCTTCTCGGGGATTCGCAAGAAGACCCTCCTCGTGAACCTCCCCGGCTCCGAGCGCGCCGCCGTGGAGAACCTCGAGGCCATTCTCGCCGCACTGCCGCATGGACTCGCCAAGCTGCGGGGCGACCCGTCCGACTGCGGGCGCCCGCCCAAAGCCTGAAGCTCCGGAAGCACTGCCTTGCCCGATGCGCGTTACATCCGCCAGGAGATCTTCGAGCCGATCGGGGCCGAGGGGCAAAGCCGCATCATGGCCGCGTCGGCAGCCGTCATTGGCTGCGGCGCGCTCGGCTCGCACATCGCCAGCTGCCTGGCCCGCGCGGGCGTGGGCCGCCTCCGCATCGTGGACCGCGATGTGGTGGAGCTCGACAACCTCCAGCGGCAACTGCTCTTCGACGAGGAGGACGCGCGGCAGCGCCGTCCCAAGGCGACGGCTGCTGTGGAGCGGCTGCGCCGTGTGAACTCGACCATCGCTCTCGAGGCTCGGCCGTGCGAGGTCACTGCGGCGAACGCGGCGGAGCTGGTTCGCGGATTCGACGTGGTGATGGACGGCACCGACAATGTGGAGACCCGTGTGGCCCTCAACGACGCCTGCCTGGGAGACCACATCCCGTGCGTGTTCGCCGGGGCCGTGGGCGCGACGGGCCTCGTCTTCCCCGTCGTGCCCGGCCGGACGCCGTGCTATCGCTGCCTGATGGCCGAACTCCCTGCTCCAGGGACG encodes:
- the selA gene encoding L-seryl-tRNA(Sec) selenium transferase, which codes for MNVLGIPSVELVLSQPALRALLAELPRELVVECVRECVAAVRADRQRSAGEGTTTDETAAQVAEMAAARLGVKAPRSLRRVVNATGVIIHTNLGRSPIGPAAIKAMAEVAGAYCNLEVDLATGSRAHRDTHVADLLMRLTGAEAATVVNNNAAALVLALTALAAGQRVLCSRGELVEIGGSFRLPEIIACSGAQMVEVGTTNRTRLADYEAALTHGAAAILKIHPSNFRIVGFACDVAVKPLAELARRSGALLLFDTGSGLLLPGREAVFAQEPVVRQAVADGADLVTFSTDKLLGGPQGGALVGRRALVQSINRHPLKRALRVCKVTLAGLEATLRAHLHAGAPDTVTMHLIRRPVEDVAQDAQALAEAIRRVAPRWAASPEADESSIGGGSLPGETVPTVVVWLEAAGHPAGALDAAFRAHEPPIFGRFRRSRFGLDVRTLLPDDARDILDCVQALATGRSTAQRAATQ
- a CDS encoding molybdopterin-binding protein, which codes for MRIEAICVSESKGVPKRAIERALFVAGHGIQGDAHAGAWHRQVSLLAAEEADAWRRQLPDLQPGAFAENVLIAGLDTDRLGLGSRLRLGAEAELEVTQLGKECHGHRCTVFERMGDCLMPRRGLFARVTRGGAAQVGDPVEILQTVPRDVIQAVVLTVSDRCSRGEATDTAGPAVAKLLCARLGCHVYRLEIIPDDRPRIEERLRHYSDGHSIDLVVAVGGTGFAPRDVTPEATRAVVDRPTPGLDEAMRAASLAKTPHAALSRGFSGIRKKTLLVNLPGSERAAVENLEAILAALPHGLAKLRGDPSDCGRPPKA
- the moaC gene encoding cyclic pyranopterin monophosphate synthase MoaC, with product MGKSASLSDRHALTHVDGEGRARMVDVSAKRPTRRRAVAEGLVRVGREAAAAIRANAVAKGPVLETARIAGIQAAKQAGALIPLCHPLPLEHVAVDLALKGDDVHIRAEAVVTGKTGVEMEALTAASVAALTVYDMCKAISKGVEIRSLRLLEKSGGKSGTWRRNP
- a CDS encoding ThiF family adenylyltransferase; translated protein: MPDARYIRQEIFEPIGAEGQSRIMAASAAVIGCGALGSHIASCLARAGVGRLRIVDRDVVELDNLQRQLLFDEEDARQRRPKATAAVERLRRVNSTIALEARPCEVTAANAAELVRGFDVVMDGTDNVETRVALNDACLGDHIPCVFAGAVGATGLVFPVVPGRTPCYRCLMAELPAPGTAPTAGTAGILYSTVAVVAALQCTICLRLLLGDFEPGDEALCVDVWDAELTRVRVPRRAQCPACGPKGSAKPV